DNA sequence from the Caulobacter segnis genome:
CGTTCGGCGACCAGGAGAAGAAGCTGGACCGCGGCGTCGACGTGCTGATCGCCACGCCCGGCCGCCTGCTCGACCACTTCGAGCGCGGCAAGCTCCTGATGACCGGCGTGCAGTTCCTGGTCGTCGACGAAGCCGACCGCATGCTGGACATGGGCTTCATCCCGGACATCGAGCGCATCTTCAAGATGACGCCGCCCAAGAAGCAGACCCTGTTCTTCTCGGCGACCATGCCGCCGGAAATCACCCGCCTGACCAAGCAGTTCCTCAAGGATCCCGTGCGGATCGAGGTGGCCAAGCCGGCGACGACCAACGCCAACATCACTCAGCTGCTGGTCAAGGTGCCCTCCTCCGACCCCAAGGCCAAGCGCCTGGCGCTGCGGGCCCTGATCGAGAAGGCCCAGATCGAGACCGGCATCGTCTTCTGCAATCGCAAGACCGAAGTCGACATCGTCGCCAAGTCCCTGAAGGTGCACGGCTTCGACGCCGCCCCGATCCACGGCGACCTGGACCAATCCCAGCGCATGAAGACCCTGGCGGACTTCCGCTCGGGCGCGCTGAAGATCCTGGTGGCCTCGGACGTCGCCGCGCGCGGCCTGGACATCCCGGCCGTCAGCCACGTCTTCAACTACGACGTCCCGCACCACGCCGACGACTACGTCCACCGCATCGGCCGCACCGGCCGCGCCGGCCGGACGGGCATCACCTACATGCTGGTGACCCCGGCCGACGACAAGGGCTTCGACAAGGTCGTCAAGCTGATCGGCTCGACGCCGGACGAAGAGAAGCTGGACCTCGACTACTCGAACGCCGTGACGGTCAAGCGCGAGGGCGATCGCGATCGCAAGCGCGGCGGCCGTGACCGCGACCGTGGCGAGCGTCCGGCGCGCGGCCGTAGCCGCGGCCGCTCGGAAGACGCCGCCGAAGCGCCGGCCGAGACCGTGGCGGCCGAGGCGTCGGAAGCCTTCGTCGCCGAGGAACGTCCCGCCCGCGAACGC
Encoded proteins:
- a CDS encoding DEAD/DEAH box helicase, coding for MTEFSDLGLSPTTLQAVADTGYTTATPIQAQAIPVALAGQDVLGIAQTGTGKTAAFTLPLIDKLQSGRAKARMPRALVIAPTRELADQVASSFEKYAKGTKLSWALLIGGVSFGDQEKKLDRGVDVLIATPGRLLDHFERGKLLMTGVQFLVVDEADRMLDMGFIPDIERIFKMTPPKKQTLFFSATMPPEITRLTKQFLKDPVRIEVAKPATTNANITQLLVKVPSSDPKAKRLALRALIEKAQIETGIVFCNRKTEVDIVAKSLKVHGFDAAPIHGDLDQSQRMKTLADFRSGALKILVASDVAARGLDIPAVSHVFNYDVPHHADDYVHRIGRTGRAGRTGITYMLVTPADDKGFDKVVKLIGSTPDEEKLDLDYSNAVTVKREGDRDRKRGGRDRDRGERPARGRSRGRSEDAAEAPAETVAAEASEAFVAEERPARERKPRREREPRAAAPAPVEAERPARAERPERAERPDRPERPERPVRGVQPIRDRDDDDRRVVGFGNDVPAFLARPPRGK